Proteins encoded by one window of Candidatus Omnitrophota bacterium:
- the tsf gene encoding translation elongation factor Ts yields the protein MMDAIKKLRDKTSAGVVDCKKALKESNGDIDKAVEILRKSGAVLASKKAGRSAKEGRIESYIHLGGKIGVLVEVNCESDFVARNDDFKAFVKDIAMQIAASSPLYLKKEDVPEEAIKKETEIIKAQIKGKPAAAIEKITEGKLNKFFEDACLMEQPFIKDTNLKVKDVLTSMIAKIGENVVIRRFVRYMLGEE from the coding sequence ATGATGGACGCGATAAAGAAGTTAAGAGACAAGACCAGCGCAGGTGTAGTGGATTGTAAAAAGGCGCTTAAAGAATCAAACGGCGATATAGATAAGGCCGTGGAGATATTAAGGAAATCAGGAGCTGTCCTCGCTTCCAAAAAAGCCGGACGTTCGGCTAAGGAAGGAAGGATAGAGAGCTATATACATTTAGGCGGCAAGATCGGCGTGCTTGTAGAGGTGAACTGTGAATCAGATTTCGTGGCGAGAAACGATGATTTTAAGGCGTTTGTGAAAGATATTGCCATGCAGATAGCGGCGTCGAGCCCGCTATACTTAAAGAAAGAAGACGTCCCGGAAGAAGCGATAAAAAAAGAGACAGAGATAATAAAAGCGCAGATAAAGGGTAAGCCGGCAGCCGCTATCGAAAAGATAACCGAAGGCAAACTCAATAAATTTTTCGAAGATGCCTGTTTAATGGAACAGCCTTTTATAAAGGATACGAACCTGAAGGTCAAGGACGTATTAACTTCGATGATAGCCAAGATAGGCGAGAATGTAGTAATAAGAAGGTTTGTGCGTTACATGCTGGGAGAAGAATGA
- the rpsB gene encoding 30S ribosomal protein S2 — protein sequence MKSLLEAGVHFGHETKRWNPKMKKYIYGAKNKVYIIDLEKTQAAILKACEFLRKTASEGGNVLFVGTKKQAQDIVREGASRCGMYYVNQRWLGGMLTNFQTIKKSIKRLEDLERMKEDGTFAKLSKKEVSQLNKEAFKLNKNLEGIRAMAKQPKVMFVIDSKKEEIAIKEARKIGITIVALVDTNSDPDIIDYPIPGNDDAIRSIKLITGLVADSIVNGRQQFAAGKAKEEEEAAQAQEGSELKVIDEEVEELVQGDIKLQEDEKKPKDEPIKKAKKKITK from the coding sequence ATGAAGAGTCTGCTTGAAGCAGGGGTGCACTTTGGGCATGAGACTAAGCGTTGGAACCCCAAGATGAAGAAATATATTTATGGCGCGAAGAACAAAGTCTACATCATAGACCTTGAAAAGACACAGGCCGCTATATTGAAAGCGTGCGAATTCTTGAGAAAGACGGCATCCGAAGGCGGTAATGTGCTGTTTGTGGGCACGAAGAAACAGGCCCAGGATATAGTCAGAGAAGGGGCCTCCCGCTGCGGTATGTACTATGTAAACCAGAGGTGGCTGGGCGGCATGCTTACCAATTTCCAGACGATAAAGAAGAGTATAAAGCGGCTGGAAGATCTCGAGCGCATGAAAGAAGATGGGACATTTGCCAAACTTTCGAAGAAGGAAGTATCACAGCTCAATAAAGAGGCTTTCAAGCTAAACAAAAATTTAGAAGGTATACGCGCAATGGCGAAGCAACCTAAGGTCATGTTCGTTATAGATTCTAAGAAGGAAGAGATAGCGATAAAGGAAGCCAGGAAGATAGGTATCACCATAGTCGCGTTAGTTGATACCAATTCCGATCCGGACATAATAGATTATCCGATACCGGGCAACGATGACGCTATACGCTCGATAAAGCTTATTACCGGTCTTGTAGCCGACAGTATAGTTAATGGCAGGCAGCAGTTTGCGGCGGGAAAAGCCAAAGAAGAAGAGGAAGCGGCCCAGGCACAGGAAGGCTCGGAACTGAAAGTTATAGACGAAGAAGTCGAAGAGCTCGTACAGGGAGACATTAAGCTTCAGGAAGACGAGAAGAAGCCGAAGGATGAACCTATAAAGAAGGCAAAGAAGAAGATAACGAAATAA
- the pyrH gene encoding UMP kinase, with translation MRKAAFKRVVLKLSGEALQGSFGYGIDPDILTSIARQIKEVRSLGIEIAIVIGGGNIFRGIAGSTKGMDRANADYMGMLATVINALALQDALERQSVFTRVLSAIEMRQLAEPYIRRRAIRHLEKGRVVIFAGGTGNPYFTTDTTAALRAIEIKAQVILKATKVDGIYSADPVKNKSAKKFNTLRYIDVLKKGLKVMDATAISLCMDNELPVIVFSLKKDGNIKKVLTGENIGTTVKG, from the coding sequence ATGAGAAAAGCCGCTTTTAAAAGAGTAGTATTGAAGTTAAGCGGAGAAGCGCTCCAAGGGTCGTTCGGGTACGGCATAGATCCCGATATACTTACCTCGATCGCCCGCCAGATAAAAGAAGTAAGATCGCTTGGTATCGAGATAGCCATTGTCATAGGCGGCGGTAATATCTTCAGAGGCATCGCTGGTTCCACAAAAGGTATGGACAGGGCAAACGCTGATTATATGGGCATGTTAGCCACGGTTATAAATGCCCTTGCGTTACAGGACGCGCTGGAAAGACAAAGCGTATTTACAAGAGTCCTTTCCGCTATAGAGATGCGGCAACTGGCGGAGCCTTATATAAGACGCCGTGCCATACGGCATCTTGAAAAAGGGCGCGTAGTAATATTTGCCGGTGGCACAGGCAATCCCTATTTTACTACAGACACGACCGCGGCTTTGCGCGCGATAGAAATAAAAGCTCAGGTTATACTAAAAGCGACCAAAGTGGATGGGATATATTCGGCAGATCCGGTAAAGAATAAATCCGCTAAAAAGTTCAATACATTGCGTTATATAGATGTTTTAAAAAAGGGCCTGAAAGTTATGGATGCTACAGCGATAAGTCTTTGCATGGACAATGAGTTGCCGGTAATCGTATTTAGCCTTAAAAAAGACGGAAATATAAAGAAGGTGTTAACGGGCGAGAATATAGGTACAACCGTAAAAGGGTGA